A part of Paenibacillus sp. 481 genomic DNA contains:
- a CDS encoding dihydrolipoamide acetyltransferase family protein, which translates to MAKFEYRFPELGEGLHEGEIIKMLIKPGDKVTDDDIIMEVQNDKAIVEVPCPVNGTVLEVLAKDGQVMHMGEVVAIIDAEGDVPEQAAPAEEAKEEAPAAAAPTTDAAAPAAAPVAPNREVLATPSVRKLARDLGVNIAEVPATGNNGKITREDVEAFAKGGVPAAAPVAKTEEAASEKAAAPAEKKAAAAPAADRFVEEERTPFKGIRKAISNAMVKSAYTAPHVTIMDEVDVTELVAFRNRLKPVMEQKGKKVTYLPFIVKALVAACRQFPVMNATIDEEAQEIVYKKYYNIGIAADTDNGLIVPVVKDADRRSIWMISDEIRDLAARGRDGKLGPNELRGSTITITNIGSAGGMFFTPIINFPEVAILGTGRISEKPVVKNGEIVAAPVMALSLSFDHRLIDGATAQNFMNYIKQLLANPELLVMEV; encoded by the coding sequence GTGGCAAAATTCGAGTATCGCTTTCCTGAGCTAGGCGAAGGATTGCATGAAGGCGAAATTATTAAAATGCTTATTAAACCGGGTGACAAAGTAACAGATGATGATATCATCATGGAGGTACAAAACGATAAAGCTATCGTTGAAGTTCCTTGCCCGGTAAACGGAACAGTACTTGAAGTTCTTGCAAAAGACGGTCAAGTTATGCACATGGGCGAAGTTGTTGCGATTATCGACGCAGAAGGCGACGTTCCTGAGCAAGCTGCTCCAGCTGAAGAAGCGAAGGAAGAGGCTCCGGCAGCAGCAGCTCCGACAACGGATGCAGCTGCACCAGCGGCAGCTCCAGTAGCACCTAACCGTGAAGTTTTGGCTACTCCAAGCGTGCGTAAGCTTGCTCGTGACCTTGGCGTAAACATCGCTGAAGTTCCTGCAACAGGCAACAACGGCAAAATTACACGTGAAGATGTAGAAGCATTTGCTAAAGGTGGCGTTCCAGCGGCAGCTCCAGTAGCTAAAACTGAAGAAGCAGCTTCCGAAAAAGCAGCAGCTCCAGCTGAGAAAAAAGCAGCGGCAGCTCCAGCAGCAGATCGTTTCGTGGAAGAAGAGCGCACACCATTCAAAGGTATCCGCAAAGCGATTTCCAATGCGATGGTTAAATCTGCTTACACAGCTCCACACGTTACAATTATGGACGAAGTGGACGTAACTGAGCTTGTTGCATTCCGCAACCGCTTGAAGCCAGTTATGGAGCAAAAAGGCAAGAAAGTTACTTACTTGCCATTCATCGTGAAAGCTTTGGTAGCAGCTTGCCGCCAATTCCCAGTGATGAACGCAACGATCGACGAAGAAGCACAAGAAATTGTGTACAAAAAGTACTACAACATCGGTATCGCAGCAGACACAGACAACGGCTTGATCGTTCCTGTTGTTAAGGACGCAGATCGCCGCAGCATCTGGATGATCTCTGACGAAATTCGTGACTTGGCAGCACGCGGCCGTGACGGCAAACTTGGCCCGAACGAGTTGAGAGGCTCCACAATCACAATCACAAACATCGGTTCCGCTGGCGGTATGTTCTTTACTCCGATCATCAACTTCCCAGAAGTTGCGATCTTGGGTACTGGCCGTATCTCTGAGAAGCCAGTTGTGAAGAACGGCGAAATCGTAGCAGCGCCAGTAATGGCATTGTCCTTGAGCTTCGACCACCGTCTGATCGACGGTGCTACTGCACAAAACTTTATGAACTATATCAAACAGTTGCTGGCTAACCCTGAGTTGCTAGTCATGGAGGTATAA
- the lpdA gene encoding dihydrolipoyl dehydrogenase, protein MVVGDASLQIDTLVIGAGPGGYVAAIRAAQLGQSVLVVDKSELGGVCLNRGCIPSKALISAAHQYEVAQHASDIGIQAENVTVDFTKVQAFKAGVVKKLTGGVGALLKANKIQVFQGECMFINENEARVFNDQEAPRYMFKNCIIATGSRPIELKAFPFGGRILSSTEALELPEIPKSMIVIGGGYIGAELGQMYSKFGTKVTVIEGADMILPGFDKDMTQIVSKNMKKTNVDIVTGAKAESSSQTDKDVTVKYTVGGETKEVTAEYLLVTVGRRPNTDGELGLDLVGIKMTDRGVIEVDHQGRTSVPHIFAIGDIVPGLALAHKASYEGKVAAEAIAGMPSVVDYKVMPAVCFTDPECASVGLSETEAKEKGYKVKSGKFPYAANGRALSLGGSVDGFVKIVADAETGIVLGSQMVGPEASNLIAEMGLAVEMAATLEDLALTIHAHPTLGEIVMEAAEVVLGHPIHAVGK, encoded by the coding sequence ATGGTAGTAGGAGACGCATCTTTACAAATCGACACATTGGTAATCGGCGCAGGTCCTGGTGGATACGTAGCAGCTATTCGTGCTGCTCAACTAGGTCAAAGCGTACTCGTAGTTGATAAGTCGGAACTCGGCGGCGTGTGCTTGAACCGTGGCTGTATTCCTTCTAAAGCGTTGATCAGTGCAGCGCATCAATACGAAGTAGCACAACACGCTTCCGATATCGGAATTCAAGCGGAGAACGTAACAGTTGACTTTACAAAAGTTCAAGCGTTCAAAGCTGGCGTAGTTAAAAAGCTGACAGGCGGCGTTGGTGCGCTCTTGAAAGCGAACAAAATTCAAGTATTCCAAGGCGAGTGCATGTTCATCAACGAAAACGAAGCGCGTGTGTTTAACGACCAAGAAGCGCCACGTTACATGTTCAAGAACTGTATCATCGCTACAGGTTCCCGCCCGATCGAATTGAAAGCATTCCCGTTCGGCGGACGCATCTTGTCTTCGACAGAAGCGCTTGAGCTTCCTGAAATTCCGAAGAGCATGATCGTTATCGGCGGTGGCTACATCGGTGCAGAGCTTGGTCAAATGTACTCCAAGTTCGGTACTAAAGTAACGGTTATCGAAGGCGCAGACATGATCTTGCCAGGCTTCGATAAAGACATGACGCAAATCGTGTCCAAAAACATGAAGAAAACGAACGTCGATATCGTTACAGGCGCTAAAGCGGAAAGCTCTTCGCAAACAGATAAAGACGTTACGGTTAAATATACGGTTGGTGGCGAAACGAAAGAAGTTACAGCTGAGTACTTGCTCGTAACAGTTGGCCGTCGTCCAAACACAGATGGTGAACTTGGTCTTGACTTGGTTGGCATTAAAATGACTGACCGTGGCGTGATCGAAGTTGACCACCAAGGACGCACAAGCGTACCTCATATCTTCGCTATCGGCGATATCGTTCCTGGTCTTGCGTTGGCGCATAAAGCGTCCTACGAAGGTAAAGTAGCGGCTGAAGCGATTGCAGGTATGCCTAGCGTTGTTGACTACAAAGTTATGCCAGCTGTATGCTTCACAGATCCAGAATGCGCTAGCGTTGGTCTGTCTGAAACAGAAGCAAAAGAAAAAGGCTACAAAGTTAAATCTGGCAAGTTCCCGTACGCAGCGAACGGCCGTGCTCTGTCCCTCGGCGGCAGCGTAGACGGTTTCGTGAAAATCGTTGCTGACGCAGAGACAGGCATCGTGCTTGGCTCGCAAATGGTTGGACCAGAAGCGTCCAACTTGATCGCGGAAATGGGCTTGGCGGTTGAGATGGCTGCAACGTTGGAAGATTTGGCGTTGACAATCCATGCTCACCCAACACTTGGTGAAATCGTGATGGAAGCAGCAGAAGTTGTGCTGGGCCACCCGATTCACGCGGTAGGTAAGTAA
- the thyA gene encoding thymidylate synthase, which translates to MKQYLELLQDVLNNGVHKEDRTGTGTISVFSRQLRFDLSNGFPLVTTKRLHVKSIVHELLWFLSGDTNIRYLKDNGVRIWDEWADENGDLGPVYGSQWRNWETKDGRVIDQITNVIEQIKTNPDSRRLLVSAWNVGEVDQMKLPPCHYAFQFYVANGKLSCMLNMRSVDTFLGLPFNIASYALLTHMIAQQCDLEVGEFIWTGGDVHIYTNHLEQVNTQLQREPLPLPKLVIKRKPESIFDYTFEDFEFADYEHHPTIKAPVAV; encoded by the coding sequence ATGAAACAATACTTAGAGCTGCTTCAAGACGTATTGAACAATGGGGTGCATAAAGAGGATCGGACAGGTACAGGTACGATTTCTGTGTTTTCACGTCAGCTCCGCTTTGACTTAAGCAATGGATTCCCGCTTGTAACGACAAAGCGACTGCACGTAAAATCGATCGTGCACGAGCTGCTATGGTTTTTGAGCGGAGATACGAATATACGTTATTTAAAGGATAACGGTGTGCGGATATGGGATGAATGGGCGGACGAGAACGGGGATTTAGGGCCTGTATATGGTTCACAGTGGCGGAACTGGGAAACGAAAGATGGACGTGTGATCGATCAGATTACGAACGTAATCGAGCAAATTAAGACAAATCCTGATTCACGCCGCTTGCTCGTTTCGGCATGGAATGTGGGCGAAGTCGATCAAATGAAGTTGCCGCCATGCCATTATGCGTTCCAATTTTATGTCGCAAACGGCAAACTCAGTTGCATGCTTAACATGCGTTCGGTAGATACGTTTTTGGGATTGCCATTCAATATCGCAAGTTATGCCCTGTTGACGCATATGATCGCTCAACAGTGCGATCTTGAGGTAGGTGAGTTTATTTGGACGGGTGGAGATGTTCATATTTACACGAACCATCTGGAGCAGGTGAACACACAATTGCAGCGTGAGCCTTTACCTCTGCCTAAGCTTGTCATTAAGCGTAAGCCGGAATCTATTTTCGACTATACATTTGAAGACTTTGAATTTGCAGATTATGAACATCATCCAACGATTAAAGCGCCGGTAGCGGTGTAA
- a CDS encoding dihydrofolate reductase has protein sequence MPITMIWAMDKQRIIGKDNTLPWHLPNDLAYFRKQTLGKTVVMGRRTFESFGKALPKRRNLVLTRNSNWSVPDAEVIFGIDDVLALAPNEEVMIIGGAQIYDLFMEHADQLLVTEIEEEFEGEDYFPPYDESLWELVSEVTGEVDEKNRYAHRFLTYRRKSTS, from the coding sequence ATGCCAATTACAATGATCTGGGCGATGGATAAGCAGCGTATTATAGGAAAAGATAATACATTGCCATGGCATTTGCCGAACGATTTAGCGTATTTTCGTAAGCAGACGCTCGGTAAAACGGTCGTGATGGGGCGGCGTACGTTTGAATCGTTTGGAAAGGCGCTGCCTAAGCGTCGCAATCTCGTATTAACACGTAATTCGAATTGGAGCGTGCCGGATGCTGAAGTGATTTTCGGCATAGATGACGTGCTTGCGTTAGCACCGAACGAAGAAGTGATGATTATTGGCGGGGCACAAATATACGACTTATTTATGGAACACGCGGATCAGCTGCTTGTAACGGAAATTGAGGAGGAGTTCGAAGGTGAGGATTATTTTCCACCTTACGACGAATCCTTGTGGGAACTGGTGAGCGAAGTTACTGGTGAAGTCGATGAGAAAAACCGCTATGCGCACCGTTTTTTAACATATAGGCGCAAATCTACAAGCTAA
- a CDS encoding glutamate synthase subunit beta, giving the protein MSTPTGFMEYTRQIPADRDPLERLNDWEEFHKHLSEEELRTQGARCMDCGTPYCHTGIELTGGTSGCPINNLIPEWNSLVFRGLWHEALDRLHKTNNFPEFTGRVCPAPCEGSCTVGLIGKSVTIKTIEQEIIDRGFDEGWVKPQPPAKRTGKRVAVVGSGPAGLACASQLNKAGHTVTVYERADRIGGLLTYGIPSMKLDKGVVQRRVDLLEAEGIQFVVNTEIGKDISAQEVLSQFDAVVLCGGATKPREFDIEGSHLDGIHYAMDYLNGTIKSYLDSNLEDGNYISAKDKDVIVIGGGDTGTDCIATALRHGCSSVTQFGTHAKAPLERDSVANPWPQFPNVYTLDYAHEEAKALYGHDPREFSIMTTKFIGDENGKVKELHTVQIERSVDETGRKTYKPVPGTERVFPAQLVMIAIGFNGPEATLIEQFQLATDRWTNVKANYGEYRTNVEKVFAAGDMRRGQSLVVWAINEGRESAREVDKYLMGSSLLP; this is encoded by the coding sequence ATGTCAACACCTACGGGCTTTATGGAGTATACTAGACAAATCCCAGCTGATCGTGACCCGTTGGAGCGATTGAATGATTGGGAAGAGTTCCACAAGCATTTGAGTGAAGAGGAACTGCGTACGCAAGGTGCGCGATGCATGGATTGCGGTACGCCATATTGTCACACGGGCATTGAATTGACTGGTGGAACGTCAGGTTGTCCCATTAACAACTTGATTCCAGAGTGGAATAGCCTTGTGTTTCGCGGGTTATGGCATGAAGCGTTGGATCGTCTACATAAGACGAACAACTTTCCTGAATTTACAGGACGGGTGTGCCCAGCACCGTGCGAAGGCTCCTGCACTGTGGGACTAATCGGCAAATCGGTTACGATTAAGACGATTGAGCAAGAGATCATTGATCGCGGTTTTGATGAAGGCTGGGTAAAGCCACAGCCACCAGCAAAGCGTACAGGGAAGCGTGTAGCTGTAGTTGGTTCGGGCCCTGCAGGCTTGGCGTGTGCATCGCAGCTGAACAAAGCTGGACACACGGTGACGGTATACGAGCGTGCAGATCGGATTGGCGGCTTGCTTACTTACGGAATCCCGTCCATGAAATTGGATAAAGGAGTCGTGCAGCGCCGGGTAGATTTATTGGAAGCAGAAGGCATACAGTTTGTTGTCAACACGGAAATTGGCAAGGATATATCCGCACAAGAGGTTCTGTCGCAATTTGATGCGGTTGTGCTGTGTGGCGGTGCTACAAAGCCGCGTGAATTCGATATTGAAGGCAGCCATTTAGACGGCATTCACTATGCAATGGACTACCTGAATGGAACGATTAAGAGCTACTTGGACTCGAACTTAGAGGACGGTAACTACATTTCAGCTAAGGACAAGGACGTTATTGTTATCGGTGGCGGTGACACGGGCACCGACTGTATTGCGACAGCACTTCGACACGGTTGCAGCAGTGTTACGCAGTTCGGTACGCACGCGAAAGCGCCGCTTGAGCGTGACTCTGTTGCGAATCCGTGGCCGCAATTCCCTAATGTGTATACACTTGATTATGCGCATGAGGAAGCAAAAGCATTGTACGGACACGATCCACGTGAATTTTCGATTATGACGACGAAGTTCATTGGGGATGAGAACGGTAAGGTTAAAGAGCTTCATACGGTGCAAATTGAGCGTTCCGTCGATGAGACTGGTCGTAAAACCTATAAGCCTGTTCCAGGTACGGAGCGCGTCTTCCCAGCACAGCTAGTCATGATCGCAATCGGCTTCAACGGCCCAGAAGCAACGCTGATTGAGCAATTCCAATTGGCAACAGATCGTTGGACGAACGTAAAGGCGAACTATGGCGAATATCGAACGAATGTGGAGAAGGTATTTGCGGCAGGAGATATGCGTCGCGGACAAAGTTTAGTCGTGTGGGCGATTAATGAAGGCCGCGAATCGGCTCGTGAAGTGGATAAATATTTAATGGGTAGCTCGTTGCTGCCATAA
- a CDS encoding thioesterase II family protein produces the protein MHSPTLFFKDNEDHHPDLRLICFHYAGGGSSIYQTWQKEFPTGIQVCPVQLPGRENRFVEQPLESLSAIIAAILPEMRSMIRTPFAFFGYSMGALIAFELARELFRQYQVSPTHLFVSAKNAPHLPLLSRELHRLSDSDFTEELRKMQGTPEILLQNEELMKMVLPRIRADFKVCETYQFIEQDKLKCPLTVFGGTHDPRVSVDALAEWGQYTEGDVHIQLFEGNHFFIHEQQSAIISAILNQLKLETQPYGIR, from the coding sequence GTGCATTCACCAACCTTATTTTTCAAAGATAATGAAGATCACCATCCTGATTTAAGATTGATTTGCTTTCACTATGCAGGAGGAGGTTCTTCTATATATCAGACTTGGCAAAAAGAATTTCCAACTGGTATACAAGTATGTCCTGTGCAATTGCCGGGGAGAGAAAATCGCTTTGTAGAACAACCGTTAGAATCGTTATCTGCCATCATAGCTGCGATTTTGCCTGAAATGAGGTCAATGATCCGTACGCCATTCGCTTTCTTCGGATACAGTATGGGCGCACTAATCGCCTTTGAGTTGGCAAGAGAACTATTTCGTCAGTATCAAGTCAGCCCAACTCATTTGTTTGTCTCAGCTAAAAATGCACCGCATCTTCCTCTTTTGTCACGTGAGCTCCATCGTCTATCTGACTCTGATTTCACGGAGGAGCTTAGGAAAATGCAAGGCACGCCTGAAATTCTTTTGCAAAATGAGGAATTGATGAAAATGGTGCTACCGCGCATTAGAGCCGATTTTAAAGTGTGTGAAACGTATCAATTTATCGAGCAGGACAAGCTTAAATGCCCGCTTACCGTGTTTGGTGGCACGCATGACCCGAGAGTAAGTGTAGATGCTTTGGCGGAATGGGGGCAATATACAGAAGGAGACGTGCATATTCAGCTGTTCGAGGGAAATCACTTTTTTATTCATGAACAACAATCTGCAATCATTTCTGCTATCTTAAACCAACTAAAGTTGGAAACACAACCGTATGGGATTAGATGA